One Scytonema millei VB511283 genomic window carries:
- a CDS encoding glycosyltransferase, giving the protein MIHEQPFFSIIIPTYNRPERLLSCLKSIAQLNYPPDRFEVIVVDDGSEMPIEPVVASFRKQLNLAAIAQQNSGPANARNTGATRARGKFLVFTDDDCMPAPEWLKTLEVRFKAAPNCLIGGRTLNALPDNLYSTASQVLIDFLYEYYNADRDRSSFFASNNLALPAERFHALGGFDTTFPLAAGEDREFCDRWLQHGYQMIYAPEAQVYHAHKLTLYAFWRQHYNYGRGAFCFHQVRARRNMERIKVEPFSFYFNLLKYPFSQGTSQPALAIAILFLLSQIANVSGFFWETTSCSR; this is encoded by the coding sequence ATGATACATGAACAGCCTTTCTTCTCAATTATTATTCCTACCTACAATCGCCCGGAACGGCTACTATCTTGCCTCAAGTCGATCGCTCAGCTAAACTATCCCCCAGATCGCTTTGAAGTCATAGTGGTAGATGATGGTAGCGAGATGCCAATCGAGCCAGTTGTTGCATCCTTTCGCAAACAACTCAATCTCGCTGCGATCGCGCAACAAAATTCTGGTCCGGCAAACGCACGCAACACTGGTGCGACTCGCGCTAGAGGTAAGTTTCTAGTCTTCACTGATGACGATTGTATGCCTGCTCCTGAATGGTTGAAAACCCTAGAGGTTCGTTTCAAGGCAGCACCAAATTGTCTTATCGGCGGTCGGACGCTGAACGCGCTGCCTGATAACCTCTACTCAACAGCTAGCCAAGTACTAATTGATTTCCTCTACGAGTACTACAATGCCGATCGCGATCGGTCAAGCTTCTTTGCCTCTAACAACTTAGCTTTACCAGCAGAACGTTTCCACGCCCTGGGCGGCTTTGACACCACTTTTCCCCTAGCTGCGGGAGAAGATAGAGAGTTTTGCGATCGCTGGTTACAACACGGTTACCAAATGATTTATGCACCAGAAGCCCAAGTTTATCACGCTCATAAACTCACGTTATACGCATTCTGGCGACAACACTACAACTATGGGCGCGGTGCTTTTTGTTTTCACCAAGTCCGCGCTCGCCGCAACATGGAACGCATCAAAGTAGAGCCTTTCTCGTTCTATTTCAACTTGTTAAAGTATCCTTTCTCACAAGGAACGAGTCAGCCAGCACTAGCGATCGCAATTCTATTTCTGTTATCTCAAATCGCCAATGTATCGGGCTTTTTTTGGGAAACAACAAGTTGTTCAAGATGA